From the Lactuca sativa cultivar Salinas chromosome 9, Lsat_Salinas_v11, whole genome shotgun sequence genome, the window ttatgttccagacttaTGTAACCGccgctgtaactgcagcaatggcacaaatgagcaacaacggatcggggggaggaacaaacagttttacaaatggccaaggtcaaagccgttcaggggtatgcacttacaaagacttcaccaacggaaaacctattcccttttacgggactgggggagttttggctctatctcaatggatagagaaaacggaagctgtattcgaaatctgtgcatgtcctgaagaaagcaaagtaaagtttgccgcttttactttctctgaacgcgccctgacatggtggaacggccacgtccagacactaaccctggtggtggcaaactccatgggttgggaaaacctgaaaagaatgctccttcgagaatattgcccaagaggcgagattcagaagcttgaacaggaattgtggaacctctcgatggtaggtttggacatagctggttacaccaacaggttcagtgacttaataacgcTTTGCCCAGGCATGTTAACCCTGGAGatccaaaaggtcgagagatacatctggggactatcaccccaacttcgtggaagtgtgctagcttccagacccttgactttcgccagcgccaaggaactagcgcaatctcttgttgatcatggtgtctgtcaaggagtcgcggctaTTGTGGCTGAACccaccaaagggaacagcaacaatgaaatcaatgccaacaacaacaacaaaaagaaactttggaacaaaaggaagtgacaaacttcgcaagaaccttcaaagaagtaAATGGtcgcggttcatgctgctactacccccaccacaactcctgctacctctgcgccaacaaaaccatatgcgggaattctgcccaagtgcagcaagtgcaactaccatcaccatggtatttgtcgcgagatgcactgcaaaaactgcgacaggaaagggcacacagcccgtttctgtaaagcaccggcacgaccaatcactcaagtttctggcactggagtaagccgggcgtgttatgggtgtggagagactggacacttcaggagggattgtcccaaggaaagaaatattggcggtgtggggagagtgctggcagtaggacagagagaagcaatagcggaccccacggtggttacgggtacgtttctactcaacaacacttatgcatgcatactttttgactgcggtgcggagagaagttttgtgagtcataaattcaaacatctacttaatcaaaaaccccaaccactcaataaaatattcactgtagaaatggcaaacggtaaaacagaacacgcaaacgatttgtacgtagggtgcacactaagtttaaacgagcgcttgtttcgagtcgatcttatgcccatttccataagaagtttcgatgtcatcatcggtatggactggttgagccttcacgatgccgatatcctttgccacgaaagggccgttcgcctaaatctgccaaacggcgaaactctggtcatttatggcgacaaacctagttcaagtttacaaatcatttcctgtattaaagcacaaaaataccttcgtaaggaatatcatgcctttctagcccacgtagtagacaagaaacgagaatcgaaaatcattaaagatattccggaagtctgcaacttcccggatgttttcccagaagatcttccaggaatcccaccggaacgtcaagtcgagttcagaatcgacttaatccccggggctacccctgtagcaaagtcgccttaccgtttagccccagccgagatgcaggaactatccagtcaattaaacgagttgctgagcaagggattcatcagaccgagcttctcaccatggggagcgccagtcctatttgtgaagaagaaggacggatcctttcgcatgtgcatcgattatcgggagctaaacaaactcacgatcaagaaccgatatcccttaccgcgcatagacgatctattcgaccaacttcagggagcaagctacttctcaaagatcgatctaagatctggttatcaccaactgcgagtactggaaggagacatccccaaaacggctttccgaacacgttatggtcactacgaatttgtagtaatgcccttcggattgacgaatgctccagcagtgttcatggacttaatgaaccgagtatgtcgtcccttcctggataaattcgtgatcgtattcatagatgatatactcatctattcaagaagccaggaagaacatagccaacatctccgccaagtactggaaacattacgagcagagaaactttacgcaaaattttccaaatgcgaattttggattcaggaagtggatttcctaggacatgttgtaagtaaagaaggaatacacgtggacccctccaagataaaggcaatagatagttggactactccaagaacccctacagaaatccggcaattcttgggactcgccgggtattaccgaagattcataccgaacttttcaaagattgccaagccacttaccaccctaactcagaagaatgtgaccttcgactggggagaaaaacaagacggcgcatttcagacactaaagcgagccttatgtagtgcgcccatcctaaccctgccagagggaacagaggacttcgtggtctattgtgatgcatcaaaccaaggacttgggtgtgtcttaatgcaaagagggaaggtcatcgcctacgcctcaagacaactaaagacgcacgaagtgaactacacaacgcatgatcttgagctaggagcagtcgtcttcgctctgaagatatggagacactatctctacggcacaaaatgtaccatcttcactgatcataaaagcctccaacatatcctcaatcagaaggaacttaacatgagacagaggcgatgggtagaactacttagtgattatgaatgcgaaattcgatatcaccccggaaaggctaatgtagtggctgatgcactcagtcaaaaggagtactcaggtcgccgagtgaaatccctaactatgacaatccattcacacctgttcacgcaaatcaaagaagcccaaatagaagccttgaaatccgaaaatgtgacaggagaagccctaaggggaatggataagaaccttgagaccaagaacaacggaattcgttatttcatggatcgaatttggataccgaagtttggtggattcagagaaatcgttatggacgaagcccataaaacacgatactccatacatcccggctccgataagatgtatctcgatctcaagaagttgtactggtggcaaaacatgaaagccgaaattgctacctacgtaagcaaatgcctgacatgtgccaaagtcaaggtggaatatcagaagccctcgggtttattacaacaaccagaaatacccgaatggaagtgggagcggataaccatggatttcataacaaagttacccaagacaacaagcggactcgacaccatttgggtaattgtcgacaggttaactaagtcagcacatttcctaccgatcaaagagacggataaattggagaagttaacaaggacatacctcagagaaattgtacgactgcatggtgtgcgtatatccattatctcggaccgagatagcagattcacctcaaggttctggcagtcgctacaaaaagctttggggacaaggctagacatgagtaccgcttatcatccacaaaccgacggccagagtgagagaactatacaaaccctagaagacatgctgagagcttgcgtaatcgattttggcaaagcatgggacacacatctaccattggtcgagttctcgtacaacaatagctaccacaccagtatcaaggttgccccgttcgaagccctctatggacgcaaatgcaggtcacctttgtgctgggccgaagtgggggacacgcaactagcaaaaggacaagcaactgacaacacgctcactggaccaaaaatcataagggagactacggagaagattgttcaaatccgagaacgtctaaaagcatcaagggatagacaaaagagttacgcagataaaagacgaaaacccttggaattccaagttggagaccatgtcctactcaaagtctcaccttggaaaggtttaatacgcttcggaaaacgtgggaaactgaaccctagatacatcggaccattcgagatccttgccaggatcggtccagtagcctacaaacttagactacctcaggagctccacaacgtacaccctacctttcacatatcgaatctgaagaagtgcttatccgacgagacccttgtcgtccctctagacgaaattgcaataaatgaaaaccttcaatttgtggaggaaccagtagagatcatggatcgggaaatcaaaaggactaaacaaagccgcatacccattgtaaaggtccgctggaacgccaagcgaggacctgaatacacctgggaacgcgaggatcagatgaaacaaaagtacccacatctttttcctaaaactgtaaactctatcttagattaaatttcgggacgaaattcccttaacagggggatgatgtgacaaccctatttttcccaaaaagcattgtaaacactcgaaagctaaaaagcaacgaaattaacctcgaaaataaaatgttcaagtatctaagttgggatacatcaaatattagatatcatgccaaggtttcaaagaacataaagaacgctcaaaaccgggttatattgaagaaattataaccactcgtatatttacgacacgacgttaaaacattatttgacgtaaaaagtagaatctcaataaaatgcattttagccctAAGTATCTAAACtgaagtcgtagatctcgttgaaaggtgagcgtacataaaaagatcgcccaaattggacctcgtatgaagaagttacgaattttcaaagtttcgtaacagtagtagagggctaaaaactcggattgaagatcgagtgttatttagctatcgccacttaaacggaagttgaagatctcctcagtagtaataaaacaataaaaagacgaacgaaaaccgacgtcgaataaagaacctatgaatttttaacgaactttaggaggcccggcctattaaaaatatatcattaaaaataaagtcaaaagtagctgacggagtctaaaggaaagttgtagagcataatttcacctacgcgtggatataaagaacgcgaaaaacggagctcgtacgcgaaagttacgtaatttagaagtcggaagcagggattacgccccgcgtactagacccagagtcgagtctcatcgacccgcccaagctacgctcggctagacccagtagtcccatcgacccgcccaagctacgctagctagacccgagtcgtaagccatgacgccatcttacgccccgcgtactccggaagtacgcgccgcgtacgggggtttccagccctataaatagaaggcataagcttcgAGTTTAAGCACACATTCACAAACCTCCAGATACTCTCACACTCTTCtaaagctccagagaccattccaTCACCTcgatttccgcactcgagcccccgacgaaagatttacgctgcaggaATCCCCGAAGAGCCGACGACGCAACCATTCGCGGTCGAAGTTCTACTCAACCCTAGCCTcactcttcaaacttaacgagtgagttcatacccctacttttcaattcttttcacgttttaggggggggggggggggaaatacaagtacattacaaatcaaagtatcatttttataatatcgttcttatagagtgttgatacaaaaataactttatgttttaaagggatattatatcaccaagttgttattaccaaatgggaacatacttttgacaaactataatgagcatagtattcaagtgattcatacattttacatatacatctcgacgaatgaaatgctttcaaaagaagtacagtcttttatcatcgtaaatctgtttatacctagtaatgtgagacagcttcacgtacgtttgagtatgcattattaagtcctgtattatataccataatcccttgtagggggagcgtgatacttgtgtatagatctatacgggattgacaatcccacacctaagctgttagctacagctaggccgacaggcctggggtgacaaatgtcataacagttccaacgcctgaagaacgttgttacaggccaacaatgtcattagcatggttataaaactcacataaaagtataaaaacaagttagatttacgagattcatatatgcatttcagttttccattttatcgttaatacaaattttatcactattatccaagtatggaaaacacaaacgcactccaatacgggaaacttttcaaatcatttatagaatatattggatttttctgaaaacctcgttcatcggtttactatcaaaaaggacatactttttcaatacaaaacgcttatgaactcaccaacttaattgttgacatttttcgaaaccacttgtatttctcagggaatcagtaatacaggtaaccactagcttttggagaaaggaacactaaggatgttttattatggaacatttatcatctcattgtaatattcttttgctattatgtataacgcaacaacatacattttcattatatatgtgatggttgtgttactttctttacaatattcaatggttgtgatactacgtgaagtcatccacccccgaatgtttccgccattctggtttgggggtgtgacatattggccTCCGCACAAAGCggataagcctcaaccgccaaacgacatgtgcacatataacagataatcacataacagtctatggACAAacaaccgatctaacatatcataccacataacacataataccatcctatctaccaggatacgaGATAACATATCAGACCGCATActacataataccatcctatttaccaggataccgacctaacagatcATACTACCATAACATATCCAAATAACAATCCAAAGCGACGaccttggtgtcttagacccttgagtatagtgaggataactcacctcacaactgacGCGATGAAGTGATAAGCTCAACTCTTGGATCACCGTCATAAACTCCACCACCTACATTCATCATAGAACCAtatccataaatttccaaattcccaaaatgcccctagaagtcaactagtcaacccttggtcaaagtcaaagtcaacggtcatggtcaacagtccatgttgacctcaactcgtcgagtacaaccaaccactcaccgagttccttgcataactcatCAACTCGCGATTCACTtaagtgactcatcgagttcctaatGTTTGTGGCAgtaaactccttggccaactcgacgagtttccctACAACTCACTGAGTTCATGCGTGTCCAAAGGTTAGGAAAACCTTAGCTAACTCGCCGAGCCACTctaccgactcgccgagcccacaACAATCTTGATCGGACTCGTTGAGTTAACcatgaaactcgccgagtccctctagcTCTTCatccattcagatgctttttTAAGCCATGATAAGGTTCCAATTGCAGATCCAATTCCCTAAGGCATGTTTATcatataaagtttcaaactttacgtgcatgcaaggctctaaagaccctaaatgacaaatccaagcttgtaatggggttttacacctaaggagagtCTCATACTTGCAAATGTTGGAAGCTTTGTGGACTTAAAGACCCAAGagagctcagatctgaagttgcaacttcagatcttaccTCATACAAAAGAAAAGCTTCCTAATATGCTAGAAAAGCTGTAAACTTCACCCAAATGAGATTTAGAAGGAAAAGAGGCCAAGATAACGACATGATACCTACAATTGATGCTAACAGAGGTAGATTTATGATCCCCACTCGTTCCTTGCTTCTAGTCACTTGTTCTCCAAGCTCTTCTCACTAAGAATcctcttccaaagcttaaaacaccTAAATGGAGCACACACACTTGAATTAGGGTTTGCTGAGCTCTCACGAGACTGTAAGGAGGCCAAAGGAGGAAAATGAtctcttaaatagggtgcaaaaccctggaaattatTCATCCtccagcttctactcgtcgagtctcttcttGGACTccgcgagtaggtcacttaaacacgtagACCAgctcgctgctactcgacgagtcaggacaaccaactcgtcgagtagaccttgaaatcattaaaaaattataaccataaatcaatacctgagaatcagggCGTTACATTTTGAGAAACAGTTTACGACTGTAATtcctattttaaaaatgaaaaattttatctgGATTTTTGGGCTGTTACGTATAGAGTCAGATTCTTTTGAGAACCAAAAGATTTGTGAGAACTTGCGAACTCATAATGAACTCAtcatttttcaacaccaaaaacacaaatcttctccaaatggtgcgtctaagccatatctaggctaaaaaagattaaaaaaaaagatttgacgaTTTTTTTTGTATGACTATTGATGAACACAATCAACAGATGTACAGACTCCTGATGAGCACAATCAACAATCATATGGACCGTGGATGTGCATAATCAGTAGTCATATGAACTGTTGATTGCTCATAAACAGTCCATATGGATGTTGATTGTGATCATCAGCAGTCCGTACAACTGCTGATTGTGCATACATGCAAATttcgaaaataaataaaaaaaattgtcaaaTCTTTTTTTTAGCCTAGATATGACTTAGATGCATCATTTGGAGTAGATTCATGTTTTTAGTGTTAAAAAATGATGAGTTGATTATGAATTCGCAAGTTCACATATTTTTTTGTTCCCACAATAActcagctatatatatatatatatatatatatatatatatatatatatatatatatatatatatatatatatatatatatatatatatatatatataaaggacaataaatttgatagtaaaaataaaatgtcaaacggtatagccatatatatatatatatatatatatatatatatatatatatatatatatatatatatatatatatataaataaaggaCAATAAATTTGATAGTAAAAATAAAATGTCAAACGCCTATACCgtataataaaaaagaattatgaTGAAAAAATGATATGAATACTTAATGGCCGTAAACAAACCGAACATTCGACGAACCATTCGGTGGAAAGtttgtttatatttatttatttaataaacgaacAAACATGAGCACAAATTCTTGTTCGTTTAGTTAAACAAACAAAACATGAACCAATGAACTGTAGTCCAACGGTATCTGGTGTTGTCATCCCACTTTGTGGTTGGGGGTTCAAGTCTTGTCATGgatataagtgttttaaatagTAGCTTATGAATGTGTTTGATTTGccgttaaaataaaaaataaacaaatatgaATAATAATTTTATTCGTTCATTCATTAATATTGTTTATTTAATTTCTATCACAAACGAATGAACATAAAGAAGGAATATGAACATTCATTAGTATTGTTTGTTTACGTACGATTAATTTAAACGGCGAAAATTAATAAGCAGTTATTCGTGATTGGTTCGGTTTTTTTAGCCACGCTCTAACCTAATAAAATCACACTCCAGTCAAGCGCTCTAACGTAATAAAATCACCCTCCAGTCAAACATCATTCGTCCGGGAACATAAAAACACCAAAACCTAGCCCACTTTGGCTATTCATAGCCCGTATTCGCCCTTCGCTGCTCTCCTTCCACAATGGCCTCCGCCACCGCCGCTACAGCCGCCTCAATTTCCCACCGTTCCCCTCTCTGTAAATCCGTGGACAAACCATCTCCTGCCTTCTCTAAACCCACCCTCAAACCTCTACACAAAACATTGTCGTTCACTCTCACCCACAAAATCCGTTCAACAACCGCCGCTAAAAATCCAATCTCCGACGTTATTTCATCATCGGAATCATACCCAGATGAAGAGGATTTAGTATTCGATAACGACGATAAGCCTCGTGAAGAGTGCGGGGTTGTGGGTATCTACGGTGACCCAGAAGCGTCACGTCTCTGCTACTTGGCTCTCCACGCCCTCCAACACCGGGGTCAAGAAGGCGCCGGGATAGTCACCGCCACAGCCGAGGGCGTCCTCAAATCCGTCACCGGCGTCGGCCTCGTCTCAGAAGTCTTCAACCAATCAAAACTCGACCAACTCCCTGGAGACAACGCAATAGGGCACGTCCGGTACTCCACCGCCGGTCAATCCATGCTAAAAAACGTCCAGCCCTTCGTCGCCGGTTACCGGTTTGGTCGCGTCGGTGTGGCGCATAACGGAAATCTGGTAAATTATCAAACCCTAAGAGCTGAGCTAGAAGAAAACGGCTCAATTTTTGGAACTAGTTCAGATACTGAAGTTGTTCTGCATCTAATCGCCATATCTAAACAAAGACCCTTCTTTCTAAGAATCGTTGAAGCTTGTGAAAAGCTGAAAGGAGCTTATTCCATGGTGTTTATAACAGAAGACAAATTAGTCGCAGTTCGTGACCCATTTGGATTCCGGCCATTAGTAATGGGAAAACGAAGCAATGGCGCCATAGTTTTCGCATCAGAAACCTGCGCTCTAGATCTTATCGAAGCTAAATACGAAAGAGAAGTTAACCCAGGTGAAGTTCTAATCGTCGACAAAGACGGCATCCAATCCCTCTGTTTAATGCCACACCCAGAACCCAAATCATGCATCTTCGAACACATCTATTTCTCTCTACCCAACTCCGTCGTGTTCGGGAAATCCGTCTACGACTCCCGCCGGCAATTTGGGGAAATCCTAGCCACAGAGTCGCCGGTCGACTGTGACGTGGTGATTGCAGTCCCAGATTCCGGCGTGGTGGCGGCGATAGGGTACGCAAACAAAGCCGGAGTTCCATTCCAACAAGGATTAATCCGCTCACATTACGTTGGTCGGACATTCATCGAACCCTCTCAAAGGATTCGTGATTTTGGGGTGAAATTGAAGCTTTCACCAGTAAGAGCGGTTTTGGAGGGAaaacgggtggtggtggtggacgaTTCCATTGTCAGAGGGACAACATCATCAAAAATAGTCCGATTATTAAAAGAAGCAGGTGCAAAAGAGGTTCATATGAGGATCGCAAGTCCTCCAATCATTGCATCTTGTTATTATGGTGTTGATACACCAAGTCCTGAAGAATTGATATCAAATCGAATGAGTGTTGAGGAGATTCGGGAATTTATCGGGGCAGATTCTTTGGCGTTTCTTGAAATTGATAGTTTGAAGAAGATGTTGAAGGGAGATTCAAAGAATTTTTGTTATG encodes:
- the LOC111915061 gene encoding amidophosphoribosyltransferase, chloroplastic-like, which translates into the protein MASATAATAASISHRSPLCKSVDKPSPAFSKPTLKPLHKTLSFTLTHKIRSTTAAKNPISDVISSSESYPDEEDLVFDNDDKPREECGVVGIYGDPEASRLCYLALHALQHRGQEGAGIVTATAEGVLKSVTGVGLVSEVFNQSKLDQLPGDNAIGHVRYSTAGQSMLKNVQPFVAGYRFGRVGVAHNGNLVNYQTLRAELEENGSIFGTSSDTEVVLHLIAISKQRPFFLRIVEACEKLKGAYSMVFITEDKLVAVRDPFGFRPLVMGKRSNGAIVFASETCALDLIEAKYEREVNPGEVLIVDKDGIQSLCLMPHPEPKSCIFEHIYFSLPNSVVFGKSVYDSRRQFGEILATESPVDCDVVIAVPDSGVVAAIGYANKAGVPFQQGLIRSHYVGRTFIEPSQRIRDFGVKLKLSPVRAVLEGKRVVVVDDSIVRGTTSSKIVRLLKEAGAKEVHMRIASPPIIASCYYGVDTPSPEELISNRMSVEEIREFIGADSLAFLEIDSLKKMLKGDSKNFCYACFSGDYPVIPSGIVKRVGDFVDDGLNGSIGSIDGGWLQGSKENKGEDLDVNYEEQVPV